From Streptosporangium album, the proteins below share one genomic window:
- a CDS encoding NUDIX hydrolase, with amino-acid sequence MSDSQTSASGPRTSDRAAARVVCVDGGGRVLLMHWRDPVSGVTLWEPPGGGIDPGETPFEAARRELAEETGLPGGAVLNRWVPVRRKFDWLGTHYVKTERFYLARFDGTPEVLPIAFTAEENDTWLGSGWLSPAEMAELPDRLEPPDLVEVVSRVTLLG; translated from the coding sequence ATGAGCGACTCTCAAACGAGCGCGAGCGGCCCCCGGACGAGTGACCGGGCGGCGGCACGGGTGGTCTGCGTGGACGGCGGGGGCCGGGTGTTGCTGATGCACTGGCGCGACCCGGTCAGCGGCGTGACCCTGTGGGAACCGCCCGGCGGCGGGATCGACCCGGGCGAGACGCCCTTCGAGGCCGCACGGCGGGAGTTGGCCGAGGAGACCGGCCTGCCGGGCGGGGCGGTGCTGAACCGGTGGGTGCCCGTGCGCCGGAAGTTCGACTGGCTCGGCACCCACTATGTGAAGACCGAACGGTTCTATCTGGCCAGGTTCGACGGCACCCCCGAGGTGCTCCCCATCGCGTTCACCGCCGAGGAGAACGACACCTGGCTGGGCTCCGGCTGGCTCTCCCCCGCGGAGATGGCAGAACTCCCCGACCGGCTGGAACCACCGGACCTGGTGGAGGTCGTCTCCCGGGTCACCCTGCTGGGGTGA
- a CDS encoding GNAT family N-acetyltransferase: MRIRRYRWSDLESVWALHQICLAQVGLAPGDGVYYEDDFPRINEIYIADRGDFLVGEVPGGRVIAMGGLRRVDDQVAEMCRMRVHPEFQRHGLGAQMIGALEARAIELGYVRLCGDTTLNQPAAIELYRKYGWREISREERGGCVVLYGEKDLVTAMSHNVQFE; this comes from the coding sequence ATGAGGATACGGCGCTATCGCTGGTCCGACCTGGAGTCCGTCTGGGCGCTGCACCAGATCTGTCTCGCCCAGGTCGGCCTCGCGCCGGGGGACGGCGTCTATTACGAGGACGACTTCCCTCGGATCAACGAGATCTACATCGCCGATCGGGGAGACTTCCTCGTCGGAGAGGTTCCCGGTGGGCGGGTCATCGCGATGGGCGGGCTCCGCCGGGTCGACGACCAGGTCGCCGAGATGTGCCGTATGCGGGTCCATCCGGAGTTCCAGCGGCACGGGTTGGGCGCTCAGATGATCGGGGCGCTGGAGGCACGGGCGATCGAGCTTGGTTACGTACGGCTCTGCGGAGACACCACGCTGAACCAGCCCGCCGCGATCGAGCTCTACCGCAAGTACGGCTGGCGTGAGATCAGCAGGGAAGAGCGCGGTGGGTGTGTTGTGCTTTATGGAGAAAAGGACCTCGTCACAGCGATGTCCCATAATGTTCAGTTTGAGTGA